One window from the genome of Rhodopirellula halodulae encodes:
- the ccoG gene encoding cytochrome c oxidase accessory protein CcoG — MSRRISLPQVSPTHCKVCYAADRDGNAGESASSGASEALLEPEEHVLSTLEADGSRRWLHPKLSMGEWWKRRRVVAYVLMVVFVAIPHLRVNGKPLILLDIAAREFTILGKTFYPTDTLVLALFMLSVFVSIVLITAITGRAWCGWACPQTVYMEFLFRPIDRFFEGTKGKGGKPAQGVSPLWQIARFGVYLLLCMFLAHTFLAYFVGTERLAQWVRTSPIEHPSAFLVMAGTTGLMLFDFLFFREQLCLIACPYGRFQSVMLDEQSKIVAYDPVRGEPRIKGKRTRDDQSGQDTVRGKPAGDCVDCHQCVVVCPTGIDIRDGLQMECINCTQCIDACDDVMKKVGKPLGLIRYSSQDAIARKPKKLLRARTIIYPIILVGVFSGLAMAISSKSGFDARILRGRGAPFTLMGAKEVSNAFNVRLVNRTGEEQTYHLASLHDEVEVEIIDEDKLTLPPGESTLLPIRLNFPSYLTLNDGNESIELQVSDQSDNERTLSIKVLGPRR; from the coding sequence ATGTCCAGGCGAATTTCGTTGCCACAAGTCTCACCGACTCATTGCAAGGTGTGCTACGCAGCGGATCGTGACGGGAACGCGGGCGAATCCGCGTCCAGTGGTGCCAGCGAAGCACTGCTTGAACCAGAGGAACACGTGCTCAGCACACTGGAAGCCGATGGCAGTCGCCGTTGGCTCCACCCCAAGTTGTCGATGGGCGAATGGTGGAAACGCCGGCGTGTTGTCGCCTATGTCTTGATGGTGGTTTTCGTTGCCATTCCTCATTTGCGGGTGAATGGCAAGCCGCTGATCCTGCTGGATATCGCGGCCCGCGAATTCACTATCTTGGGCAAGACCTTCTATCCGACCGACACGTTGGTGCTGGCTTTGTTCATGCTCAGCGTCTTTGTTTCAATCGTCCTCATCACCGCGATCACGGGACGGGCGTGGTGCGGATGGGCTTGCCCTCAAACGGTTTACATGGAATTCCTGTTCCGGCCCATCGACCGTTTCTTTGAGGGCACCAAGGGCAAAGGCGGCAAACCCGCTCAAGGAGTCAGCCCGCTTTGGCAAATTGCCCGGTTTGGCGTTTATTTGCTGTTATGCATGTTCCTGGCGCACACGTTTTTGGCTTACTTCGTCGGAACCGAGCGTCTCGCGCAATGGGTTCGCACGTCACCCATCGAGCATCCATCCGCGTTCCTGGTCATGGCCGGCACGACCGGTTTGATGCTGTTTGATTTTCTGTTCTTCCGCGAACAACTTTGCTTGATTGCGTGCCCTTATGGCCGGTTCCAATCGGTGATGCTGGACGAGCAATCCAAAATCGTGGCGTACGATCCTGTGCGAGGTGAGCCTCGCATCAAGGGCAAGCGAACGCGCGACGATCAATCCGGGCAAGACACCGTTCGCGGCAAACCTGCCGGTGACTGTGTGGATTGCCATCAGTGCGTGGTGGTTTGCCCAACCGGCATCGACATTCGTGATGGATTGCAGATGGAATGCATCAACTGCACCCAGTGCATCGATGCCTGCGATGATGTGATGAAAAAAGTCGGCAAGCCACTAGGACTGATTCGATACAGTTCGCAGGATGCCATCGCACGCAAACCGAAGAAATTGCTAAGGGCGCGAACCATCATCTACCCGATCATCTTGGTCGGCGTCTTTTCCGGTTTGGCAATGGCCATCTCGAGCAAGAGCGGATTCGACGCACGCATTCTTCGCGGCCGTGGAGCTCCCTTCACGTTGATGGGAGCCAAAGAAGTATCCAATGCGTTCAACGTGCGTTTGGTCAATCGAACCGGCGAAGAACAGACCTACCACCTCGCTTCACTCCACGACGAAGTCGAAGTGGAGATCATCGATGAAGACAAGCTAACACTTCCCCCCGGGGAATCGACGCTGCTTCCGATTCGTCTGAATTTCCCATCGTATCTGACACTCAACGACGGCAACGAGTCGATTGAACTTCAGGTCAGCGACCAAAGTGATAACGAACGCACCCTTTCCATCAAAGTTTTGGGTCCGCGTCGCTGA
- a CDS encoding cbb3-type cytochrome c oxidase N-terminal domain-containing protein — protein sequence MSQLTDYDNAPKTDHAYDGIEEFDNPLPGWWKWLFIATIFFSPFYYLYYHSGASGRSVEDTYGIALAENTRLQFAEIGDLKPTEPTLVAYMHKPNWVRVGQSVFKANCISCHGREGEGQVGPNLTDEYFKNVKSIEDIAKVVNNGAGGGAMPKWSDRLHPNEVVLVSAYVASLRGQNIESSRGPEGGKIPPWPEPIEEDEETPEE from the coding sequence ATGAGTCAACTGACCGACTACGACAACGCACCGAAGACCGACCACGCCTACGACGGGATTGAAGAATTCGACAATCCACTGCCGGGTTGGTGGAAATGGCTGTTCATTGCAACCATCTTCTTCAGCCCGTTTTATTACCTTTACTACCACAGCGGTGCATCCGGCCGTTCAGTGGAGGATACCTATGGCATCGCCTTGGCTGAGAATACCCGACTTCAATTCGCCGAGATTGGCGACTTGAAACCGACTGAGCCAACGCTGGTCGCTTACATGCACAAACCCAACTGGGTTCGCGTTGGACAATCTGTCTTCAAAGCCAATTGCATCTCGTGCCACGGTCGTGAAGGCGAGGGCCAAGTCGGCCCGAACCTGACCGATGAGTACTTCAAGAACGTGAAGTCGATCGAAGACATCGCGAAAGTGGTCAACAACGGTGCCGGTGGTGGAGCGATGCCCAAATGGTCGGATCGATTGCACCCCAACGAAGTGGTCTTGGTTTCGGCATACGTGGCAAGCCTGCGTGGCCAAAACATCGAGAGCAGCCGCGGTCCAGAGGGAGGCAAAATCCCTCCGTGGCCCGAACCCATTGAAGAAGACGAAGAAACCCCCGAAGAATAA
- the ccoN gene encoding cytochrome-c oxidase, cbb3-type subunit I, with translation MATATSTNSHGDSAMSSDSGTEEVRLEQFQYDDGIVRLFATATIFWGIVATLVGLIVAVILVIPWVTGGLPWFSFARLRPLHTNAAIFAFAGNGIFAAVYYSTQRLCKARMWSDVLSRLHFWGWQLVIVLAAVTLPLGITQSREYAELEWPIDILIAVVWLFIFGGNFLMTLIKRRERHMYVALWFYIATIVTVALLHVFNNLVIPAGWFKGYSVYAGVQDAFMQWWYGHNAVAFFLTTPFLGLMYYFLPKAAERPVFSYKLSIIHFWSLVFIYIWAGPHHLHYTALPEWASTLGMLFSLMLWMPSWGGMINGLLTLRGAWHKVAADPVLKFFVVGVTFYGMSTFEGPMLSIKSINAFTHYTDWTIAHVHSGALGWNGFMTFGMLYWLLPRLFQTKMWSDKLVSLHFWTGTIGILLYIIPIYAAGLMQGWMWRAMDDTGHLMYPDFIETTQNIVPLWWLRVVGGLLYVSGMLMLGWNALQTWMTRPAEYENPVHTAPRLTKQYTDHTPAATSPIEEAPVLELGKKVSIWSQMGWHRRWERLPVRFTVFTTIAVVVATLFEVIPTFLIRSNVPTIATVKPYTPLELAGRHIFVSEGCYNCHSQMIRPIVSETKRYGEYSKPGEFVYDRPFQWGSRRIGPDLAREGGKQSSFWHWTHFENPENVSPGSVMPAYGHLLTEDMNYDAIAPHVKAAAFLGAEYTDEELNNTAEVAYKQAEYLAADIVAQGGPAKAYEKQAIALIAYLQRVGVDLFATEEPAEDSAEATEGEAEATESDEEVATDSDVPQSDALAMNETSHP, from the coding sequence ATGGCGACTGCGACGTCGACCAACAGTCATGGCGACTCGGCCATGTCATCGGACTCCGGCACAGAAGAAGTCCGTCTGGAACAGTTTCAATATGACGACGGAATCGTGCGTCTGTTCGCCACAGCCACCATCTTTTGGGGCATTGTGGCAACGCTCGTCGGACTGATCGTCGCGGTGATTTTGGTCATCCCATGGGTCACCGGCGGACTGCCTTGGTTTTCCTTCGCTCGACTGCGTCCGTTGCACACCAATGCCGCCATCTTTGCCTTCGCCGGCAACGGCATTTTCGCGGCGGTGTACTACAGCACCCAACGTCTTTGCAAAGCTCGCATGTGGAGCGACGTCCTGAGTCGCCTCCACTTTTGGGGATGGCAACTCGTCATCGTGCTCGCGGCGGTCACGTTGCCTTTGGGCATCACGCAAAGCCGCGAATACGCCGAATTGGAATGGCCAATCGACATTCTGATCGCCGTGGTTTGGTTGTTCATCTTCGGCGGCAACTTCCTGATGACGCTGATCAAGCGTCGTGAACGACACATGTATGTCGCGCTGTGGTTTTACATCGCAACGATCGTCACGGTGGCTTTGCTACACGTGTTCAACAACCTGGTGATTCCTGCCGGATGGTTCAAGGGATACAGCGTTTACGCTGGCGTGCAGGACGCGTTCATGCAGTGGTGGTACGGCCACAACGCGGTGGCGTTTTTCTTGACCACGCCGTTCCTGGGACTGATGTATTACTTCCTTCCCAAAGCAGCCGAGCGTCCCGTTTTCAGCTACAAGCTCAGCATCATTCACTTTTGGTCCTTGGTGTTCATTTACATCTGGGCCGGTCCTCACCACCTTCACTACACCGCTCTGCCTGAATGGGCCAGCACGCTGGGGATGCTCTTCAGCCTGATGCTATGGATGCCCAGTTGGGGCGGAATGATCAATGGTCTTTTGACCCTGCGTGGTGCCTGGCACAAAGTCGCGGCCGACCCGGTTTTGAAGTTCTTTGTCGTGGGTGTGACCTTCTACGGGATGAGCACCTTCGAAGGACCGATGCTGTCGATCAAATCGATCAATGCTTTCACGCACTACACGGACTGGACCATCGCTCACGTGCACTCCGGAGCGTTGGGCTGGAACGGCTTCATGACGTTTGGGATGCTTTACTGGCTGCTGCCACGTTTGTTCCAAACCAAAATGTGGAGCGACAAATTGGTCAGTCTGCACTTTTGGACCGGAACGATCGGCATTTTGCTGTACATCATTCCGATCTATGCCGCCGGTCTGATGCAAGGTTGGATGTGGCGAGCCATGGATGACACGGGACACCTGATGTATCCCGATTTCATCGAGACCACCCAGAACATCGTTCCACTATGGTGGTTGCGAGTTGTCGGCGGCCTGCTTTATGTCAGCGGCATGCTGATGCTGGGCTGGAATGCGTTGCAAACCTGGATGACACGTCCTGCCGAGTATGAAAATCCGGTGCACACCGCTCCGCGATTGACCAAGCAGTACACCGATCACACACCAGCCGCCACCAGCCCCATCGAAGAGGCACCCGTCCTCGAGCTAGGCAAAAAGGTCAGCATTTGGAGTCAAATGGGTTGGCACCGGCGATGGGAACGATTGCCCGTTCGCTTCACCGTGTTCACCACCATTGCCGTGGTCGTTGCGACCCTGTTTGAGGTGATTCCAACCTTCTTGATCCGCTCCAACGTTCCAACGATTGCCACGGTCAAACCGTACACTCCGCTGGAACTTGCCGGGCGACACATTTTCGTGTCGGAAGGCTGTTACAACTGCCACTCGCAGATGATTCGCCCCATCGTTTCCGAAACCAAACGCTATGGCGAATACAGCAAACCGGGCGAGTTTGTTTACGACCGGCCTTTCCAATGGGGCAGCCGTCGTATCGGGCCTGACTTGGCTCGCGAAGGTGGCAAGCAAAGCAGTTTCTGGCACTGGACCCACTTTGAGAATCCAGAAAACGTTTCGCCCGGAAGCGTGATGCCCGCCTACGGCCACTTGCTGACCGAGGACATGAACTACGACGCGATTGCACCTCATGTGAAGGCCGCCGCGTTCCTTGGTGCCGAGTACACCGACGAAGAATTGAACAACACTGCCGAAGTGGCCTACAAACAAGCCGAGTACCTCGCTGCTGACATCGTCGCTCAGGGTGGTCCCGCCAAAGCCTACGAGAAGCAAGCCATCGCATTGATTGCTTACTTGCAACGGGTGGGCGTCGACTTGTTTGCCACGGAGGAACCCGCCGAAGACTCTGCAGAAGCCACCGAAGGCGAAGCGGAAGCGACGGAATCAGATGAAGAGGTCGCGACGGATTCTGACGTGCCTCAGTCGGACGCCTTGGCAATGAACGAGACATCGCACCCGTGA
- a CDS encoding sigma-70 family RNA polymerase sigma factor yields MQLMDQDLSQLIARGTKDGFLTYDEVNAYLPDEDVNPEKLNSLLLALENRGIQLIEASEKKARDAAARRPSPNVRGLRSLEMAADTIGVDEETPEQALANEAASQSLSADLPKASEDPIRMYLSQMAEIPLLSREEEIALAKKIEITRKQYRRALLETDYALRATVDTLHRVHSGELPFDRTIKVSLTEQLTKEQISQRMPHNLRTLNDLIAKNKADFDILVRRSASPRLKAEVRKQFLRRRRKCLELVEELSLRSRRVTPLLHQLEKISGRMTFIRERLAELGNDAMSRDEAADLRQELRELMLVTQESPTSLRNRMTKVRRHFDQYEATKRELSAGNLRLVVSIAKKYRNRGLSFLDLIQEGNTGLMRAVDKYEYRRGFKFSTYATWWIRQAITRAIADQARTIRIPVHMIDVLSKLRQAQKRLTQTLRREPTYEDISEATGVPLEEVRRVMDIGRHPVSLDRPVGEGEDSSFGEFVQDSETDNPVRIAASGMLRNKIDELLKTLTFREREIIRLRYGLVDGYSYTLEECGRIFKVTRERVRQIEAKAVAKMQSPSRAERLSSYLKPAA; encoded by the coding sequence ATGCAATTGATGGACCAAGATCTTTCGCAACTCATCGCCCGCGGAACCAAGGACGGTTTCCTCACTTACGATGAAGTCAACGCATACCTGCCCGACGAAGACGTCAACCCAGAGAAGCTCAACTCCCTTCTCTTGGCTCTTGAGAACCGCGGCATCCAGCTGATCGAAGCCTCTGAAAAGAAGGCCCGCGATGCAGCCGCCCGCCGCCCATCACCCAACGTTCGCGGATTGCGTTCTCTCGAGATGGCAGCCGACACCATCGGCGTCGACGAAGAAACTCCTGAACAAGCCTTGGCGAACGAAGCCGCTTCGCAAAGCCTGTCGGCCGATCTTCCCAAAGCCAGCGAAGACCCCATTCGCATGTACCTCAGCCAAATGGCCGAGATTCCTTTGCTGTCACGCGAGGAAGAGATCGCCCTGGCGAAGAAAATCGAAATCACCCGCAAGCAATATCGTCGCGCGTTGTTAGAAACCGACTACGCCCTGCGAGCCACGGTCGACACACTGCACCGCGTGCACTCCGGCGAGCTGCCATTTGACCGCACGATCAAAGTCTCCTTGACCGAACAATTGACCAAGGAACAAATCTCGCAGCGCATGCCGCACAACTTGCGAACGCTGAATGACCTGATCGCGAAAAACAAAGCGGACTTCGACATCCTGGTTCGTCGCAGTGCTTCGCCTCGCTTGAAAGCCGAAGTCCGCAAGCAGTTCCTGCGTCGCCGTCGCAAGTGCTTGGAATTGGTCGAAGAATTGTCATTGCGAAGCCGCCGCGTGACGCCGTTGCTGCATCAACTGGAAAAGATCTCCGGCCGCATGACCTTCATCCGCGAACGATTGGCCGAACTGGGCAATGACGCGATGAGCCGCGACGAAGCAGCCGACCTTCGCCAAGAACTTCGCGAGTTGATGTTGGTCACTCAGGAAAGCCCAACCAGTTTGCGAAACCGCATGACCAAGGTTCGCCGTCACTTCGATCAGTACGAAGCCACCAAGCGAGAACTCAGTGCGGGCAACCTGCGTTTGGTCGTTTCGATCGCGAAAAAGTATCGCAACCGTGGCTTGTCGTTCTTGGATCTGATCCAAGAAGGCAACACAGGCTTGATGCGAGCCGTCGACAAGTACGAATATCGCCGCGGTTTTAAATTCAGCACCTACGCAACCTGGTGGATTCGTCAAGCGATCACGCGAGCCATCGCGGACCAAGCTCGCACGATCCGCATCCCCGTTCACATGATCGATGTGCTCAGCAAACTTCGCCAAGCACAAAAACGTTTGACGCAAACGCTTCGCCGAGAACCCACCTACGAAGACATCTCAGAAGCGACGGGCGTGCCGTTGGAAGAAGTCCGTCGCGTGATGGACATTGGTCGTCACCCTGTCAGCTTGGACCGTCCGGTCGGCGAAGGAGAAGACAGCAGCTTTGGTGAATTCGTGCAGGACAGCGAAACCGACAACCCCGTGCGGATCGCTGCCAGCGGAATGCTTCGCAACAAGATTGACGAACTGCTGAAAACGCTGACCTTCCGCGAACGTGAAATCATTCGTTTGCGATACGGTCTGGTTGATGGCTACAGCTACACGTTGGAGGAGTGCGGCCGCATCTTCAAAGTGACTCGGGAACGCGTTCGTCAGATCGAGGCCAAGGCGGTTGCGAAAATGCAAAGCCCTTCTCGCGCGGAACGCCTTTCGTCTTACCTGAAACCCGCCGCTTAA
- the dnaG gene encoding DNA primase, producing MSPSTDFDVKERVRAATDIVDVIGHDLELRPQGRHFVARCPFHNDTRPSMTVNQERQSWKCWVCDIGGDIFSFVMQREGVDFPTALRSLAERAGIEIPEFNRGPKTQPGSPDDKTTLMKAIELVAKAYFDELAEGKSDDAKLARDYLASRGVDDANRERFRIGFAPDSWDFAVNLLRRNHFSEAVAQAAGVAIGREGKSGCYDRYRGRLMFPIDNAQGQPISLGGRIIPAIADRIAAAKGDGSKGGAKYINGPETLLFRKSNELYGLHLARDAMRHADEALVMEGYTDVVATRMAGIENSVAVLGTALTASHVRVLKRFVNRVVLVLDGDEAGKRRAEEVLELFVTADADLRILTLPDGLDPADFLSAHSAGELLDMARQAPDAMDHKLNRLTEGVDVTRDTHRVTTAINSMLGVLAKTPPKSDKASLKIDQLLVRMSHTFELPTERLQRHLETLRQEQAERERKQARYRQSKPASPASPSGRPAAPSSPQALAPSDDFDPFSQAAMEDASMFGIDDGFAPDVSGFDSPAPHVASPGRQGAGGNARDEQPQGNGLSGVERELFEILIESPEVAAMAVESIDASWLQSNTAKMLLSAYQDLDLDGRDLDAASVLVLLENDFLKNQIINLQERIERRAGHVLEPPHVRYTAILTRFREREFDAEKSRQIQKLQSASLPEDEELAMLEQLFAAERIRQTPR from the coding sequence TTGTCCCCTTCGACGGACTTCGACGTCAAAGAGCGAGTTCGAGCTGCGACCGACATCGTGGATGTCATCGGGCACGATCTGGAATTGCGTCCGCAGGGCCGTCACTTCGTTGCCCGCTGCCCATTCCACAACGATACGCGTCCGTCGATGACGGTCAACCAAGAACGCCAATCTTGGAAATGCTGGGTTTGCGACATCGGGGGAGACATCTTCAGCTTTGTGATGCAGCGAGAAGGCGTTGATTTCCCGACCGCCCTCAGAAGCTTGGCCGAACGCGCTGGCATCGAGATTCCTGAATTCAACCGCGGCCCAAAAACACAACCGGGCAGCCCCGACGACAAAACCACGCTGATGAAGGCGATCGAACTGGTCGCCAAGGCGTACTTTGACGAGTTGGCGGAAGGCAAATCCGACGACGCGAAATTGGCTCGCGACTATTTGGCCAGCCGTGGCGTGGACGACGCCAACCGAGAACGATTCCGCATTGGATTTGCCCCCGACTCGTGGGACTTCGCGGTCAACTTGCTTCGCCGCAACCACTTTTCCGAAGCAGTCGCACAAGCCGCGGGAGTCGCGATCGGCCGTGAAGGCAAATCGGGTTGCTATGACCGCTACCGTGGCCGGCTAATGTTCCCCATCGACAACGCTCAAGGCCAACCGATCTCGTTGGGCGGACGAATCATTCCCGCCATCGCGGATCGCATCGCCGCCGCCAAAGGTGACGGATCCAAAGGCGGTGCCAAATACATCAATGGTCCAGAGACCCTTCTGTTTCGCAAATCCAACGAGCTGTACGGATTGCACCTGGCACGCGATGCCATGCGCCACGCCGACGAAGCGTTGGTGATGGAAGGCTACACCGACGTTGTTGCAACCCGGATGGCCGGAATCGAAAACAGCGTCGCTGTCCTGGGCACCGCCCTGACCGCCTCGCACGTCCGAGTCCTCAAACGATTCGTGAACCGCGTCGTGTTGGTGCTGGACGGCGATGAAGCTGGAAAACGTCGAGCCGAAGAAGTCCTGGAACTGTTCGTCACGGCGGACGCCGACTTGCGGATTCTGACGCTCCCGGATGGGCTGGACCCGGCGGACTTCCTGTCGGCCCACTCCGCTGGCGAGCTGTTGGACATGGCAAGGCAGGCTCCCGACGCGATGGACCACAAACTCAATCGCTTGACCGAGGGCGTCGACGTCACCCGCGACACGCACCGCGTCACAACCGCGATCAATTCCATGCTTGGCGTATTGGCCAAGACCCCACCCAAAAGCGACAAGGCGAGCCTGAAGATCGACCAGTTGCTGGTTCGCATGAGCCACACGTTCGAACTTCCCACCGAGCGTTTGCAACGTCACCTCGAAACACTGCGTCAGGAACAGGCCGAACGCGAACGCAAACAGGCTCGCTATCGTCAATCCAAACCCGCCTCGCCAGCATCACCTTCCGGCCGCCCCGCTGCACCCTCCTCACCGCAGGCACTCGCACCATCGGATGACTTCGATCCGTTCAGCCAGGCCGCGATGGAAGACGCATCCATGTTCGGCATCGACGATGGCTTCGCACCGGATGTGTCTGGATTTGATAGCCCGGCTCCGCACGTTGCCAGCCCAGGGCGGCAGGGAGCAGGCGGCAACGCACGCGACGAACAACCTCAAGGCAACGGGCTGAGCGGTGTGGAACGCGAGCTGTTCGAGATCCTGATCGAATCACCCGAAGTGGCCGCGATGGCGGTTGAGTCCATCGACGCGTCGTGGCTGCAATCCAACACTGCCAAGATGTTGTTGTCCGCCTACCAAGATCTGGATCTCGACGGACGCGACCTGGATGCCGCTTCCGTGCTTGTCCTGCTCGAAAACGATTTTTTGAAAAATCAAATCATCAATCTGCAGGAACGCATCGAGCGCCGCGCTGGCCACGTTTTGGAACCGCCACACGTACGATACACCGCGATCCTGACACGATTTCGTGAACGAGAATTTGACGCCGAGAAGTCACGTCAAATCCAAAAACTTCAATCCGCATCCTTGCCCGAAGACGAAGAGCTCGCGATGCTGGAACAACTTTTTGCCGCCGAACGCATTCGTCAAACGCCCCGTTAG
- a CDS encoding ABC transporter permease: protein MATATPSVDPSDMHHAVEQTWGGRVRVWRKIFSTALSERLVYRGDFALGTLMRFLPIVTQIFLWWAIYDSIAASEAAESTGSLTADSSALPQAANENRADAVQIGGFGFRDMVAYYLLTMLARAFSSMPGLASGIAQQIREGEIKRYLIQPIDLISFLLINRVAHKVAYYAIAIAPFGLVFFLCRDYFVAGFPPPHLFIAFLGSLVMGFLIGFFLEAAIGMIGFWFLEVSSLLFLYMLFSFFLSGHMFPISLLPDGIEWVVNLLPLKYLAYFPAAVFLGKIPDEDLPMEMAIEAAWLVFFIVICRWSYSRGVARYSGYGG, encoded by the coding sequence ATGGCCACCGCAACACCTTCCGTCGACCCCTCCGACATGCATCACGCGGTCGAGCAAACCTGGGGCGGTCGTGTCCGTGTCTGGCGAAAGATCTTCAGCACGGCTCTTTCAGAGCGACTGGTCTACCGCGGCGATTTCGCTCTGGGGACCCTGATGAGGTTCCTGCCGATCGTGACCCAGATTTTCCTGTGGTGGGCGATCTACGATTCTATCGCCGCCAGCGAAGCGGCCGAGTCCACCGGGAGTTTGACTGCGGATTCGTCAGCATTGCCACAAGCGGCAAACGAAAACCGAGCGGACGCGGTACAGATTGGTGGCTTTGGTTTTCGTGACATGGTCGCGTACTACTTGTTAACCATGTTGGCTCGAGCGTTTTCGAGTATGCCAGGTTTGGCGTCCGGAATCGCTCAGCAAATTCGCGAAGGCGAGATCAAGCGTTACCTCATTCAACCCATCGACTTGATCAGTTTCTTGCTGATCAATCGTGTCGCTCATAAAGTCGCCTACTATGCGATCGCGATCGCGCCCTTCGGGTTGGTGTTCTTTCTGTGTCGAGATTACTTTGTCGCCGGATTTCCCCCGCCCCATCTTTTCATCGCATTCCTTGGATCCCTGGTGATGGGATTCCTGATTGGTTTTTTCTTGGAAGCCGCCATCGGGATGATTGGGTTCTGGTTCTTGGAAGTGTCTTCGCTGTTGTTCCTTTACATGCTGTTCAGCTTCTTCTTGTCGGGGCACATGTTTCCGATTTCGTTGCTGCCTGACGGAATCGAATGGGTGGTGAATTTGCTGCCGCTGAAGTACCTCGCCTATTTCCCGGCGGCAGTCTTTCTGGGCAAGATTCCTGACGAGGACCTGCCGATGGAAATGGCGATTGAGGCGGCTTGGTTGGTGTTCTTCATCGTGATTTGTCGCTGGTCATATTCTCGCGGGGTGGCTCGCTACAGTGGCTACGGAGGCTGA
- a CDS encoding ABC transporter permease yields MQGAEYQGAEWMRYVRVFGTFARNSLVRDMTFRANFVIECLSSLGWTLMNVGFYLIIFQFTGSIGEDTGWDRERFFLFLATTWFINSIVQAFFMPNAEEFSELIRTGGLDFALLKPIDTQFLISFRRVSWSSLANFLAGMVIAGVALTRLATREVDPHIPTLASSILYVLFCMCGIAIMYSLMICLSATSIWLGRNQTLYNFWFYITNFSRYPMEIYNRGWGTPLYGFFTFIVPVLVVVNVPARLLAKPIDPRTSEEWMLVGWALVATLMSVLFSRWVFRRALGSYRSASS; encoded by the coding sequence ATGCAGGGTGCTGAGTACCAGGGTGCCGAATGGATGCGATACGTTCGCGTCTTCGGCACGTTTGCACGAAACAGTTTGGTCCGAGACATGACGTTCCGTGCGAACTTCGTGATCGAATGCTTGAGCAGCTTGGGATGGACGCTGATGAATGTCGGGTTTTACCTGATCATTTTTCAGTTCACGGGGTCGATCGGTGAGGACACGGGTTGGGACCGCGAACGTTTTTTTCTTTTTCTGGCGACGACTTGGTTCATCAATTCAATCGTCCAGGCTTTCTTCATGCCCAATGCGGAAGAGTTCAGCGAGTTGATTCGAACCGGCGGTTTGGACTTTGCCTTGCTGAAGCCGATCGATACGCAGTTCTTGATCTCATTTCGGCGTGTGAGCTGGTCTTCGCTGGCGAACTTCTTGGCGGGAATGGTGATCGCCGGCGTGGCCCTGACTCGTTTGGCAACTCGCGAGGTGGACCCTCACATTCCAACACTGGCATCGTCCATTCTTTACGTGCTGTTTTGCATGTGCGGAATCGCGATCATGTACAGCTTGATGATTTGTCTGTCGGCCACCAGCATTTGGTTGGGACGCAACCAAACGCTCTACAATTTTTGGTTTTACATCACCAACTTCAGCCGTTACCCGATGGAGATCTACAACCGAGGCTGGGGGACACCACTGTACGGCTTCTTCACGTTCATCGTGCCTGTGTTGGTGGTCGTGAACGTGCCCGCTCGTTTGCTTGCTAAACCGATTGATCCGCGAACCAGCGAGGAATGGATGTTGGTCGGATGGGCATTGGTCGCAACCCTGATGAGCGTTCTCTTCAGCCGCTGGGTCTTCCGCCGAGCTCTCGGCAGCTACCGTAGTGCCAGTTCTTAG